A segment of the Hallerella porci genome:
CCGCAGAAAGCGGGAGAGTTCGGTGCATCGATTGCGTAATAAATCGCAGCAGTTCAAAGCGCAAAATCGCATTTTGTAAACGCGCTTCTTCGCTCGAAAAAATTTGTGCGGTTAAAATATTGGTGGCGACGGATTCGATTTTTAAGTATTCCGCTTCACCGCGGCAAAGTTCCCGAAGCCAATAACAGTAATTGCGTAAATTTAAGCATTCCGTTCCAATGCGGTCGGGAATGCGTCCGTTCAAATCTTTGAGAGTCGGCATCTCGGGGCAAAAGGATTTACTAAATCCCGAGCCCAAGAGAAATACGCGACGATAATGATCTGCGGAAATCAGGAATCGTTCCTTTGCGAATTGCGTTGTTGCTGCGCATAAATGCGAGCCATTTCCAAACGGTTTTCTTCGCGTTCGCGCTTCTTCGTTTCGGATTTGCAGCTCACGCATTTTGTCGCGGTAGGAACAGCTTCCAAACGAGCCTTCGGAATGAGCTTATGGCACACTTTGCAAATGCCGTAAGTACCGTCTTCGATGCGTTGCAGCGCTTCTTCCAAGTACACGAGATACTTGCCATCGCGAGCCGCTAAATCGAAATTGGTTTCGAGGGAATTGTAATCGGAAGCGACATCGGCGAGGTGAGTCGCATAGCCGGCGGTTTCACCGCCTTGATCGCGCTGCCCGTGGAATGTATCGCTTGCCGCGACATCCCCTTGAGCCGCAACAATTTGACGACGACGTTCTTGTAAAAGAGCCTTGAAGTAGTCCAAGTCTTTTTGACTCATTTTTTCTTTCTTTTCGGCCATTCCTAACCATCCTCTCTTGGCGCATCCCGAATTGGAGGCGTCTTTGCCCGCATAAACTATTTTATTTTACAGAAAAAGGGCAACACTTTGTAAAAAAAATGTTGCCTAAAATTAAAGGAATTGAAAATTTGCCCAATTTTTGGACGAAATTGTCATTCTAGAGCGGAAAATTCGGCGCCCCAAAGAAGAGTTGTCGAATGTCCCGGCAAAATTTCGATGAGTTCTCGATGATGATTTAACACATCGGGAGCAGAAGTCATCGGTTCGAGGGCGATGCTTGCACGACCTGGCGGCGTGTAAATTTGAATGCCGCGGAAAAGTCCGTTCCCCGTTTTTTGCCAAACGTCAATTTTCTTTTTCTCGGCGGAGTCGATGAGGCTCACCGTTTCTTTGTCGGCGGCGTCGCTATCAAAAGCAAAATAATCGTTGATGAAAGTTTCACCGAGTTTGGAATTTCCGTCAAAGCGCTTTTCCATTTCGTATTCGCCGGTCGGAATATCTGCGGAATCGAGAAGTGCTTTTTTCGAAGTCGGGAGAAGAAGCGTCAATTCATCAATGCTTTTTCCGAGTTGAAAATACGGATGAAATCCTTCGGCATACGGAATCGTTTCGTGAAATGTATTCGTAATTGTGGATTTGACATCAAACGAATTTCCGCGGAAAATATATTTGTTAGTTACTTTATATGTAAACGGATAACCCACTGCGTCGCCGTAGAAATCACAAGAGAGAGTCAAAGTAGCAACGCTTTCATCGGAAGAAAAAGAAACGAGTTGCCACGGCAAAACATTTAAGAATCCGTGAAGCGCATGAGGCGCCCAACTGACATTATTTACCAAC
Coding sequences within it:
- a CDS encoding TraR/DksA family transcriptional regulator, whose amino-acid sequence is MAEKKEKMSQKDLDYFKALLQERRRQIVAAQGDVAASDTFHGQRDQGGETAGYATHLADVASDYNSLETNFDLAARDGKYLVYLEEALQRIEDGTYGICKVCHKLIPKARLEAVPTATKCVSCKSETKKREREENRLEMARIYAQQQRNSQRNDS
- a CDS encoding aldose 1-epimerase — translated: MHFSLESKPLGTVARYIIHADDCELEILAGHGAGLNAWRVPANGKMLSLLYGYEDAETFRKIQADTNAGAVLSPFPGRTNNAKWTWKNKTYQLVNNVSWAPHALHGFLNVLPWQLVSFSSDESVATLTLSCDFYGDAVGYPFTYKVTNKYIFRGNSFDVKSTITNTFHETIPYAEGFHPYFQLGKSIDELTLLLPTSKKALLDSADIPTGEYEMEKRFDGNSKLGETFINDYFAFDSDAADKETVSLIDSAEKKKIDVWQKTGNGLFRGIQIYTPPGRASIALEPMTSAPDVLNHHRELIEILPGHSTTLLWGAEFSALE